The proteins below are encoded in one region of Halalkalicoccus jeotgali B3:
- a CDS encoding CaiB/BaiF CoA transferase family protein, with protein MNGNQGPLSGVSVVEMTAHRAGPFCGALLADMGAEVVKIERPGAGDPARTQGVGPEGKSGYFMANNRNKRSVTLDLKSEAGVEAARSLLSAADVFVENFGYGVTDKLGIGYEDLREENPGIVYASIKGYGESGPYKEKPGLDLILQAEGGIMSVTGPEGGQPVKVGQAIGDLTTGMFAAMGVLTRLYERERMGERSDEFVGKFDVGLFDSIVTLMNEYLTEYSMDGSVPGPQGTSHQTLVPYQRFETSNGALVTGVPSDDRWDDFVELVGREELAEYPTNDDRQEHAEEVLEIIESEFETESTEHWLDSLTDYGFPCGPINDVEDVVEHEQTDARDLTIPHEDPDWGECLLPGHPIDFADYEPEIREPAPRLGEHTEEVFSEVAEDQTTLEEWTAGGAFGSD; from the coding sequence ATGAACGGGAATCAGGGCCCGCTTTCGGGAGTGTCGGTCGTCGAGATGACCGCCCACCGTGCAGGCCCCTTCTGTGGCGCGTTGCTCGCGGACATGGGCGCGGAGGTCGTGAAGATCGAACGGCCCGGCGCGGGTGACCCCGCACGCACCCAGGGCGTCGGCCCCGAAGGGAAGTCGGGGTACTTCATGGCGAACAACAGGAACAAGCGGTCGGTGACGCTCGATCTGAAGAGCGAGGCGGGCGTCGAGGCCGCCCGATCGCTGCTTTCGGCGGCCGACGTCTTCGTCGAGAACTTCGGCTACGGCGTCACCGACAAACTCGGTATCGGCTACGAGGACCTCCGCGAGGAGAACCCGGGGATCGTCTACGCGAGCATCAAGGGCTACGGCGAGAGCGGACCGTATAAGGAGAAACCGGGTCTCGACCTCATTCTCCAAGCGGAAGGCGGGATCATGAGCGTCACCGGACCCGAGGGCGGCCAGCCCGTGAAGGTGGGCCAGGCCATCGGCGACCTCACGACGGGGATGTTCGCGGCGATGGGCGTCCTCACGCGGCTCTACGAGCGCGAGCGCATGGGCGAGCGGAGCGACGAGTTCGTCGGCAAGTTCGACGTCGGGCTGTTCGATTCGATCGTGACGCTCATGAACGAGTACCTCACGGAGTACTCGATGGACGGGAGCGTGCCGGGCCCACAGGGGACGAGCCACCAGACGCTCGTGCCCTACCAGCGCTTCGAAACCTCGAATGGAGCGCTCGTCACGGGCGTCCCGAGCGACGACCGCTGGGACGATTTCGTCGAGTTGGTGGGCCGCGAGGAACTCGCGGAGTACCCGACCAACGACGACCGACAGGAGCATGCCGAGGAGGTTCTGGAGATCATCGAATCGGAGTTCGAGACGGAGAGTACGGAACACTGGCTCGATTCGCTCACAGACTATGGCTTTCCCTGCGGGCCGATCAACGACGTTGAGGACGTCGTCGAGCACGAACAGACCGACGCGCGCGACCTGACGATCCCCCACGAGGACCCCGACTGGGGCGAGTGCCTGCTCCCGGGTCACCCGATCGACTTCGCGGACTACGAACCCGAGATCAGGGAGCCCGCACCGCGACTCGGCGAGCACACGGAAGAGGTCTTCTCGGAGGTCGCGGAGGATCAGACGACGTTGGAGGAGTGGACCGCGGGCGGCGCGTTCGGCTCCGATTAA
- a CDS encoding enoyl-CoA hydratase/isomerase family protein → MVSYTAYESISVDVEDSVATIEFHRPEVYNALNDEVMLDLSRAFDEIQLDRKIDAVVITGEGEDAFSAGADITEYAGTTEDHAHQQDRQELFYEMYRKALHCHAPVIAKINGYCVGGGLILAMFCDLRVAVEDAKFGVPTANIGQIPTGGANKRAIELVGEAKAKELVFTAGYVDAAEAERIGLINHAVAREELDETVQGIIDGIQDTGRKAVKNSKRALNYAADATDAADAREFEADLWWEQFATDERRELVDEFNEDE, encoded by the coding sequence ATGGTCAGCTATACGGCCTACGAGAGCATCAGCGTCGATGTCGAAGACAGCGTCGCTACGATCGAGTTCCACCGCCCCGAGGTGTACAACGCGTTGAACGACGAGGTAATGCTGGACCTCTCGCGCGCCTTCGACGAGATCCAACTCGACAGGAAGATCGATGCGGTCGTCATCACGGGAGAGGGCGAGGACGCCTTCTCTGCGGGCGCGGATATAACGGAATACGCCGGCACGACCGAGGACCACGCCCACCAGCAGGACCGCCAGGAACTGTTCTACGAGATGTACCGGAAGGCCCTGCACTGTCACGCGCCCGTGATCGCGAAGATCAACGGGTATTGTGTGGGTGGCGGGCTGATCCTCGCGATGTTCTGTGACCTCCGTGTGGCGGTCGAGGACGCGAAGTTCGGCGTGCCGACCGCGAACATCGGCCAGATACCGACAGGAGGGGCGAACAAGCGGGCGATCGAACTCGTCGGCGAGGCCAAAGCCAAGGAACTGGTCTTCACCGCGGGCTACGTCGATGCCGCCGAGGCCGAGCGGATCGGGCTGATCAACCACGCCGTTGCGCGCGAGGAGCTTGACGAAACGGTACAGGGAATCATCGACGGGATCCAGGACACAGGGCGGAAGGCGGTCAAGAACTCGAAGCGCGCGCTCAACTACGCGGCGGACGCGACCGACGCGGCCGACGCCCGGGAGTTCGAAGCCGACCTCTGGTGGGAGCAGTTCGCCACCGACGAGCGCCGGGAACTGGTCGACGAGTTCAACGAGGACGAGTGA